Proteins from a single region of Oreochromis niloticus isolate F11D_XX linkage group LG7, O_niloticus_UMD_NMBU, whole genome shotgun sequence:
- the LOC100706621 gene encoding carbohydrate sulfotransferase 6 codes for MIPHCKANYSTMTFLVILQGAALLLLCGWYVQFSPCNPPPSNDKVHVLVLSSWRSGSSFLGQVFNQHPSVFYLMEPSWHVWTQLRQNGARALRMAVRDLLRSLFQCDFSVMESYLPENQKTLFMWSHSRALCSAPVCPLTPRDQLSNQTQCIQKCKPQNLQIVEEVCGFYSHVVYKEVRIFELESLYPLLQDPNLDLRIIHLVRDPRGVMRSKEVIAGNFVNDNTIVLEQKHINKTEIQYQVMQEICRSHLRINERAVLNPPPFLKGRYKLVRYEDVTRNPLEEINALYQFVGLEMTTQVATWIYKVTHGKGKGSIQEAFDITSRSATDVSQAWRTMLPHSRVKRVQEVCEEAMSYLGYRTVNSETEQKSLDIDLLVPQKQLNWSLDKTQPPGDSYNRNDKDFITDGQHKGPDY; via the coding sequence ATGATACCCCACTGCAAAGCGAACTACAGCACCATGACTTTCCTGGTGATCCTACAGGGGGCAGCattgctgctgctctgtggcTGGTATGTCCAATTTAGCCCCTGCAACCCACCCCCCTCCAATGACAAAGTCCACGTTCTGGTGCTGTCATCGTGGAGATCAGGCTCATCCTTCCTGGGCCAGGTGTTCAATCAGCACCCGTCTGTCTTCTACCTTATGGAGCCCAGTTGGCATGTGTGGACCCAGCTGAGGCAAAATGGTGCACGGGCACTTCGAATGGCAGTGAGGGATCTCTTACGGAGCCTGTTCCAGTGTGACTTCTCAGTGATGGAGTCCTACCTTCCCGAGAACCAGAAAACATTGTTTATGTGGAGTCATAGTCGAGCTCTGTGCTCAGCTCCGGTTTGTCCTCTCACGCCACGTGATCAGCTCAGCAACCAGACACAGTGCATACAGAAATGTAAGCCTCAGAACCTGCAAATTGTAGAGGAGGTGTGTGGCTTTTACTCTCATGTGGTGTATAAAGAAGTGCGCATCTTTGAACTGGAATCACTTTACCCACTTTTGCAGGACCCAAACTTAGATCTCCGCATCATCCACCTGGTTCGAGACCCACGGGGAGTGATGCGGTCTAAAGAAGTGATAGCCGGTAACTTCGTGAATGATAACACTATCGTCTTGGAACAGAAACacatcaataaaacagaaatacagtATCAGGTCATGCAGGAGATCTGTCGCAGTCACTTGCGCATCAATGAGAGGGCGGTCCTGAACCCCCCTCCATTTTTAAAAGGCCGCTACAAATTGGTTCGCTACGAGGATGTGACGCGCAACCCACTCGAGGAGATCAATGCCTTGTATCAGTTTGTAGGTCTGGAGATGACCACCCAGGTGGCCACATGGATCTATAAGGTGACCCACGGAAAAGGGAAAGGCTCCATTCAAGAAGCTTTCGACATCACATCACGGAGCGCCACTGATGTTTCCCAGGCTTGGCGCACCATGCTGCCACACAGCAGGGTCAAACGAGTACAGgaagtgtgtgaagaggccATGTCGTATCTCGGGTACAGGACGGTAAACAGTGAAACAGAGCAGAAGAGTCTTGACATTGATCTACTGGTACCACAAAAACAGCTCAACTGGTCACTTGATAAAACACAACCCCCGGGTGACAGTTACAACAGGAATGACAAAGACTTTATCACAGATGGACAACACAAAGGACCAGATTACTAG